In a genomic window of Amycolatopsis japonica:
- a CDS encoding MFS transporter, producing MAEQGKSGFSMPLRVREFRSLWIAELVSIVGDQVARVALSLMVFAQTSSAVLTALTYGLTFVPSVAGGFLLSGLADRFPRRTVIVVADIVRAVLASLMAIPTMSLPALWVCVGLLSVVAGPFKAAHMSLIPQILARDDEYAAGVALRQFTTQAAQLAGFAGGGLLLVVVEPHVGMLLNSATFLCSAVLVLAGVRARPAARGQSAAGEHRSGDLGHRGELAVLFGLACLLGLYIVPEGLAVPYASELGIAAWGVGLLLAADPAGSAIGAWLTTRIRIPTSPFAAIVLAAVAGLALVVCGLGPGLPVSVALWALSGALSTAYLIQTQTMVVGVVPDRHLGRVMGRMATCMYCSQGIAVVLAGLAAESIGSFRAVAGAGLIAAVLALALLGMWNWTGSRRRRGNRSERVADSPHHSFPATTSTSSQETDCADGSPTEAGATPTAVGPSGDASAASMKGEDHRTSGRARSVVRRNRRATKARLFALRPRVVAFVVGVVTAAVVTTVVVAVNSSVTLTGWIEFGVLLAAGLVVAEATRYIERIRRQLSDTPHVNMSSVSILAVTMLAGPALGAAAVVLLYLHLWWRTWRWTSGVPIYRAVFNASVMILSVYAAWIVVHAVPHGQILDIVRPQDLIGPALVIATFWTMNSVLVGAVIALEDGERSWARLLGSWSDNALEIVTLCIGVLTAALMIWRPWLIAFVLPTVYVLHRSVLVKHLEQAATTDRKTGLLNATSWRSLSERAFGKAQRYRTSVAVLMLDLDSFKRINDTHGHLVGDRVLQAVADTVRRQVRAYDLTGRFGGEEFVILLPDAAVDDAVNVAERICAAVRALSFGEEGERLAELRVSVSIGVAQYPGVGQDLEELLLAADNAMFAAKQAGRDRVCVVKGAPPSSRVPQADHR from the coding sequence ATGGCTGAGCAGGGCAAGTCTGGCTTTTCAATGCCGCTACGCGTGCGTGAGTTCCGCTCGCTGTGGATAGCCGAGTTGGTGTCGATCGTCGGCGACCAGGTCGCTCGCGTGGCGCTGTCGCTGATGGTGTTCGCCCAGACCTCTTCCGCGGTTTTGACCGCTTTGACGTACGGCCTGACCTTTGTGCCTTCAGTCGCGGGCGGGTTTCTCCTCTCCGGTCTGGCCGACCGCTTTCCCCGTCGGACAGTGATCGTTGTCGCCGATATCGTGCGCGCGGTTTTGGCTTCGCTGATGGCGATTCCGACCATGTCGCTGCCCGCGTTGTGGGTATGCGTGGGTTTGCTGAGTGTCGTGGCAGGCCCATTCAAGGCAGCTCACATGTCGCTGATACCGCAGATCCTCGCGCGCGATGACGAGTACGCGGCGGGCGTGGCTCTTCGGCAGTTCACTACCCAGGCTGCTCAGCTCGCTGGTTTCGCAGGTGGCGGGTTGCTGTTGGTCGTCGTTGAGCCACACGTTGGCATGCTTCTGAACTCGGCGACGTTCCTGTGCAGCGCAGTCCTGGTCCTCGCAGGAGTTCGTGCGCGGCCGGCCGCTCGGGGGCAATCGGCGGCCGGTGAACATCGTTCGGGCGACCTTGGTCACCGTGGCGAACTCGCCGTCCTTTTCGGGCTGGCATGCCTCCTTGGCCTGTACATCGTGCCGGAGGGGCTGGCCGTTCCGTACGCGAGCGAGCTGGGTATCGCCGCTTGGGGTGTGGGTCTTCTCCTGGCGGCCGATCCTGCCGGAAGTGCGATCGGTGCCTGGCTCACGACTCGCATACGGATTCCGACTTCACCGTTCGCCGCTATCGTGCTCGCGGCTGTGGCCGGCCTCGCCCTCGTGGTCTGCGGCCTCGGGCCTGGGCTTCCAGTATCCGTAGCACTCTGGGCACTCTCGGGGGCACTCTCCACTGCCTACCTCATCCAGACGCAGACGATGGTCGTCGGGGTGGTTCCGGATCGGCACCTCGGTCGGGTGATGGGCCGGATGGCCACCTGTATGTACTGCTCGCAGGGCATCGCCGTGGTTCTTGCGGGGCTCGCTGCGGAGTCGATTGGCTCCTTCCGCGCAGTCGCGGGTGCGGGGCTGATCGCCGCTGTTCTGGCGTTGGCACTCCTCGGTATGTGGAACTGGACCGGCTCCCGGCGAAGGCGCGGGAACCGGTCCGAACGTGTTGCGGATTCACCTCACCATTCCTTTCCGGCCACGACGAGCACCTCCTCCCAGGAAACGGACTGCGCGGACGGATCGCCGACGGAGGCGGGAGCAACGCCAACCGCGGTTGGACCGTCCGGGGACGCAAGCGCAGCCAGTATGAAGGGTGAGGATCACAGGACGAGCGGTCGGGCGCGCAGTGTAGTCAGGCGCAACCGAAGAGCGACGAAGGCAAGACTCTTCGCCTTGCGGCCTCGCGTGGTCGCCTTCGTCGTTGGCGTTGTGACAGCTGCGGTCGTCACGACGGTCGTGGTGGCCGTCAACAGCTCGGTTACCTTGACGGGCTGGATCGAATTCGGAGTACTGCTCGCTGCAGGGCTGGTCGTCGCGGAAGCGACGCGATACATCGAACGCATTCGCAGGCAGCTTTCGGATACGCCGCATGTCAACATGAGCTCGGTTTCGATCCTGGCCGTGACGATGTTGGCCGGCCCGGCTCTCGGCGCAGCCGCGGTCGTCCTCCTGTACCTGCACTTGTGGTGGAGAACGTGGCGCTGGACCTCCGGCGTCCCGATCTATCGGGCGGTATTCAACGCCAGTGTGATGATCTTGTCGGTATATGCGGCGTGGATCGTCGTCCACGCGGTTCCGCACGGTCAGATCCTGGATATCGTCCGACCGCAGGACCTGATCGGGCCGGCGCTGGTCATCGCGACATTCTGGACGATGAACTCAGTGCTTGTCGGCGCGGTGATCGCACTGGAGGACGGCGAACGGTCGTGGGCACGTCTGCTCGGCAGTTGGAGCGACAACGCCTTGGAGATCGTCACGCTGTGCATCGGTGTCCTGACCGCCGCCTTGATGATCTGGCGGCCGTGGCTGATCGCGTTCGTGCTGCCGACCGTCTACGTGCTGCACCGCAGCGTCCTCGTCAAGCACCTCGAGCAAGCAGCGACCACGGACCGGAAGACTGGCCTCCTCAACGCGACCAGCTGGCGAAGCCTCTCTGAACGTGCGTTCGGCAAGGCCCAGCGGTACCGGACATCGGTTGCGGTGCTGATGCTCGATCTCGACAGTTTCAAGCGCATCAACGACACCCATGGTCACCTTGTCGGCGACCGGGTGCTTCAAGCCGTCGCTGACACCGTCCGGCGTCAGGTCCGCGCATACGACCTGACCGGACGCTTCGGCGGCGAAGAGTTCGTCATTCTCCTGCCGGACGCGGCGGTTGACGACGCCGTCAACGTCGCCGAGCGGATCTGCGCGGCCGTTCGAGCGCTCAGCTTCGGCGAAGAGGGCGAGCGGCTAGCCGAACTTCGAGTCAGTGTGTCGATCGGCGTCGCACAGTATCCCGGCGTTGGACAGGACCTCGAAGAGTTACTTCTCGCCGCGGACAACGCGATGTTCGCGGCCAAGCAGGCGGGGCGCGACCGTGTCTGTGTGGTCAAGGGTGCACCGCCATCATCGCGGGTTCCGCAGGCTGACCATCGCTGA
- a CDS encoding winged helix-turn-helix transcriptional regulator: MGGENISYQQRVNDAVSILRGQWTISVLAALALGELPYKELLTAVNTAEHRPGGGGRAPLSDRVFTDTLKRAQAHCLINKLSDPRRSGVSVYELTSKGRALLRAVRPLVEWAQEYEDQDDHAAVRVD, encoded by the coding sequence ATGGGTGGGGAGAACATCTCGTATCAGCAAAGAGTGAATGATGCCGTCTCGATTCTCCGCGGGCAGTGGACGATCTCCGTCCTCGCCGCGCTCGCGCTCGGAGAGCTGCCGTACAAGGAACTGCTGACGGCGGTCAACACGGCCGAGCATCGTCCGGGCGGAGGCGGACGGGCCCCGCTGTCAGATCGAGTCTTCACGGACACCCTGAAGAGAGCGCAAGCACACTGCTTGATCAACAAACTCTCGGATCCGCGGCGCTCGGGTGTCTCCGTTTACGAGCTGACTTCTAAGGGCCGAGCCCTCCTTCGAGCAGTTCGTCCACTCGTCGAATGGGCTCAGGAGTACGAGGATCAGGACGACCACGCCGCCGTCCGGGTCGACTGA
- a CDS encoding A24 family peptidase, with translation MGSIMVVAVGTGSFVAGPAMLAAAKRTTGTALMAGLWTQVASAVAMSAATVAASWIGWLRLGATPSWLVWCWVCALGVGLALTDLRCRRLPFPMVMALAGGCVVLFFGTALMDGDWPRFGFACAAALVAYGLASLVQLCAPDHTGGGDTALYGALTMFLGWFGWDCLLRGLLFASGLTAVVALVVAVSSKSMNSTFAAGPSLLGGALLSVVVA, from the coding sequence GTGGGTTCGATCATGGTGGTCGCCGTCGGTACGGGAAGTTTCGTCGCGGGTCCCGCAATGCTCGCGGCCGCGAAGCGCACCACGGGCACGGCTCTGATGGCCGGGCTCTGGACACAGGTCGCGTCCGCGGTCGCGATGTCGGCCGCGACGGTGGCGGCGAGCTGGATCGGCTGGCTTCGGCTGGGCGCGACGCCGAGCTGGCTGGTGTGGTGCTGGGTCTGCGCGCTGGGAGTTGGTCTCGCGCTCACGGATCTCCGCTGCCGACGGCTTCCTTTCCCGATGGTGATGGCGCTGGCGGGCGGTTGCGTGGTTCTCTTCTTCGGCACTGCGCTCATGGACGGAGACTGGCCGAGATTCGGCTTTGCCTGCGCGGCTGCCTTGGTCGCGTACGGTCTCGCGTCTCTGGTCCAGCTCTGCGCGCCGGACCACACGGGAGGAGGCGATACGGCACTGTACGGCGCTCTCACAATGTTCCTCGGATGGTTCGGATGGGACTGCTTACTGCGGGGCCTGCTATTCGCCAGCGGACTCACCGCGGTGGTCGCCCTCGTAGTCGCGGTGTCGTCCAAGAGCATGAACTCCACGTTCGCCGCCGGTCCGTCGCTGCTCGGCGGAGCGTTGTTGAGCGTCGTCGTGGCATAG
- a CDS encoding SAF domain-containing protein translates to MGTALSFSRPPRAHGSDPAFAEQLGDDEPPRVPRRRRWWLLGVAVVLAAVVAFGNYALIAGQDDRVDVLALTREVSWGQTIGEGDLGVVKAVPDQSLAFIPVGDKARVVGQVARSLLSAGTVLAPGQLSGQPIPGPGERLVGLPVRPGHLPARGLSAGDLVQVTPIAVSNGPDVGQSPASTSGPFRARVLGVGPPDSTGAVTVDVVVVGADAAHAATSASAGQVVLVQLGPGA, encoded by the coding sequence ATGGGTACCGCTTTGTCTTTTTCGCGCCCACCGAGAGCGCACGGCAGCGACCCGGCGTTCGCTGAACAACTCGGCGACGACGAGCCGCCGCGGGTGCCACGGCGACGGCGCTGGTGGTTGTTGGGGGTCGCGGTGGTGCTGGCCGCGGTCGTCGCGTTCGGCAACTACGCCCTGATCGCTGGGCAGGACGACCGTGTCGATGTCCTCGCGCTGACCCGTGAGGTGAGCTGGGGGCAGACGATCGGAGAGGGCGATCTCGGTGTGGTTAAGGCAGTGCCGGACCAGTCGCTGGCCTTCATCCCGGTCGGTGACAAAGCCAGGGTCGTGGGGCAGGTCGCGCGGTCGCTCCTTTCCGCCGGGACGGTGCTGGCGCCTGGGCAGCTGTCCGGGCAGCCGATCCCGGGGCCGGGAGAGCGGCTGGTTGGGCTTCCCGTGCGGCCGGGGCATCTACCAGCCCGTGGTCTGTCGGCTGGGGATTTGGTGCAGGTCACTCCGATCGCGGTCAGCAACGGGCCGGACGTTGGGCAGTCGCCGGCGAGCACGTCCGGTCCGTTTCGTGCGCGGGTGCTCGGCGTCGGCCCGCCGGATTCCACCGGCGCGGTGACGGTCGATGTCGTCGTCGTCGGCGCTGACGCCGCGCATGCCGCGACCAGTGCCTCCGCGGGGCAGGTCGTCCTGGTCCAGCTCGGGCCGGGCGCGTGA
- a CDS encoding CpaF family protein, giving the protein MRAYVADEVAGWVQRRATAGHAPLPVADERRLTRAVVAALSGLGALEELLERDDVENIHVHGCDRILLELADGTVEQWPHPVADTDADLVEMLAAMFARQGQTSREFNAGRPLGNLRIGAGGPLGARVAAVMEVSDRPRVAIRRHRLVDVGLNDLVVNGTLDPLLSAFLQSAVRAGCNVIVSGGPAAGKTTLLRALCAEIPDYEHVVTVEEEYELGLHIGARPLVTPLEARPANSEGIGEISLDDLLKQTLRHSPSRVIVGEVRAGEVTAMLRALGNGATGGMCTLHATSATAVFDRIGALGQLAHPPLAIEAAYQWTASAIDLVVHVARADHATAGGRRRQRFVTEIIEVGPVGDSGRPDTTRIFAPRPEDGRAVPAYPPSRDLLERLTRHGVDRHLFDTSGADTWQSTELPGGGRR; this is encoded by the coding sequence ATGCGTGCCTACGTGGCCGACGAGGTCGCCGGCTGGGTGCAACGCCGCGCGACCGCCGGACACGCGCCGCTGCCCGTTGCCGACGAACGCCGGCTGACCCGGGCGGTCGTCGCGGCGCTGTCCGGGCTGGGCGCCTTGGAAGAGCTGTTGGAACGCGACGATGTCGAGAACATTCACGTGCACGGCTGTGACCGGATCCTGCTGGAGCTGGCGGACGGCACGGTCGAGCAGTGGCCGCACCCGGTGGCCGACACCGACGCCGATCTGGTGGAGATGTTGGCGGCGATGTTCGCCCGCCAGGGCCAGACTTCCCGGGAGTTCAACGCCGGGCGTCCGCTGGGGAACCTGCGGATCGGCGCGGGTGGCCCGTTGGGGGCGCGGGTGGCCGCGGTGATGGAGGTGTCCGACCGGCCGCGAGTGGCGATCCGCCGCCACCGGCTGGTCGACGTCGGCCTGAACGATCTCGTGGTCAACGGCACGCTCGATCCCTTGCTCAGCGCTTTCCTGCAGTCGGCGGTGCGGGCGGGCTGCAACGTGATCGTCTCCGGTGGCCCGGCCGCGGGCAAGACGACGTTGCTGCGCGCGTTGTGCGCGGAGATCCCGGACTACGAGCACGTTGTCACGGTGGAGGAGGAGTACGAACTCGGGTTGCACATCGGCGCCCGGCCCTTGGTCACACCCTTGGAGGCCCGTCCGGCGAACTCGGAGGGGATCGGGGAGATCTCCTTGGACGACCTGCTGAAGCAGACGCTGCGGCACTCGCCGAGCCGGGTGATCGTCGGGGAAGTCCGGGCCGGGGAAGTGACCGCGATGCTGCGCGCGCTCGGGAACGGCGCCACGGGCGGCATGTGCACCTTGCATGCCACGAGCGCTACGGCGGTGTTCGACCGGATCGGCGCGCTCGGGCAGCTCGCTCATCCGCCGCTGGCGATCGAGGCCGCTTACCAGTGGACTGCCTCTGCGATCGACCTCGTCGTGCACGTCGCCCGCGCCGACCACGCCACGGCTGGTGGGCGGCGCAGGCAGCGGTTCGTCACCGAGATCATCGAGGTCGGCCCGGTCGGGGATTCCGGCCGACCGGACACCACAAGGATCTTCGCCCCTCGCCCCGAAGACGGCCGCGCTGTCCCGGCCTACCCACCAAGCCGTGACCTGCTGGAGCGCTTGACGAGGCACGGGGTCGACCGCCACCTGTTCGACACCTCCGGAGCCGACACCTGGCAGTCCACTGAGCTGCCGGGCGGAGGAAGGCGATGA